A stretch of the Lactuca sativa cultivar Salinas chromosome 9, Lsat_Salinas_v11, whole genome shotgun sequence genome encodes the following:
- the LOC111907463 gene encoding uncharacterized protein LOC111907463, with protein MSLRRNREAGHDRLIEDYFADDAIYAVKFRRRFRMRNELFLRTVGDLEDRFPYFQWKMDARRIKGFSPIKKCIAAIRQLAYGMGADKCDEYFRMSERTVRKHGLSGMLGSIDCMHWSWSLCPDTWRGQYMRGVHKEPTIIVEAIASHDLWIWHAFFGQAGANNDINVLDQSPVFNDIYLGKSHDPSIKYCDDDLFGESDDDSDMFVENKDSDDENDVQENDEDDEVDNEDDDSKCRIFF; from the exons ATGTCGTTGCGTAGGAATCGCGAAGCCGGACACGATCGTCTTATAGAAGACTACTTTGCAGATGATGCCATTTATGCTGTAAAGTTTCGACGTCGGTTCCGGATGAGGAATGAACTATTCTTACGTACTGTTGGCGATTTGGAAGACCGTTTCCCATATTTCCAATGGAAAATGGATGCGAGACGGAtaaaaggtttctctccaattaaAAAATGCATAGCTGCAATTCGTCAATTAGCATACGGTATGGGCGCAGACAAATGTGACGAGTATTTTAGAATGTCAGAACGTACCGTGC GCAAGCATGGACTCTCAGGAATGCTAGGTAGTATTGATTGCATGCATTGGAGTTGGTCATTATGCCCTGACACATGGCGTGGTCAGTACATGAGAGGCGTCCACAAAGAGCCGACGATCATTGTAGAGGCTATCGCATCACATGATCTTTGGATATGGCATGCATTCTTTGGTCAAGCTGGTGCAAACAACGACATCAATGTGTTAGACCAGTCGCCAGTATTCAACGATATCTACCTTGGAAAGTCGCACGAT CCGTCGATAAAGTATTGTGACGATGATTTGTTTGGCGAATCAGACGATGATTCTGATATGTTCGTCGAGAACAAAGATTCCGATGACGAGAATGACGTTCAGGagaatgatgaagatgatgaggtTGATAACGAGGACGATGATTCCAAGTgtcgtatttttttttaa
- the LOC111907511 gene encoding uncharacterized protein LOC111907511, giving the protein MEMEKRPREYLRVTQQDSDRIGRLNIPRPQAFYCFYTEFNLRGIRVDRFQPGSVTCSFTVPPRLIDRNGNLAVGAISGLVDVIGATLVYNKDESLNVSSDMSISYLSMAKLNDELEISGKLLGRKGGYRGTHVILKKKATGEMIAEGRHSLFCKPTSKI; this is encoded by the exons ATGGAGATGGAGAAGAGGCCGAGAGAATATCTACGAGTAACCCAGCAAGATTCCGACCGAATCGGCCGACTTAACATCCCTCGACCTCAAGCCTTCTACTGTTTCTACACAGAGTTCAACCTCAGAGGCATACGGGTCGACCGATTCCAACCCGGTTCCGTGACTTGCTCTTTCACAGTTCCCCCTCGCCTTATT GATCGGAATGGAAATCTGGCAGTGGGTGCAATTTCTGGTTTAGTAGATGTGATTGGTGCGACTTTGGTGTATAACAAGGATGAATCTCTTAATGTTTCTTCGGATATGTCGATTTCTTACCTTTCTATGGCCAAGTTGAAT GATGAGTTGGAGATTAGCGGAAAGCTTCTGGGTAGAAAAGGGGGATACCGAGGAACTCATGTCATTTTGAAAAAGAAAGCAACCGGAGAGATGATTGCCGAAGGACggcattcattgttttgtaaacCAACTAGCAAAATCTAA
- the LOC111907512 gene encoding protein-S-isoprenylcysteine O-methyltransferase B, translating into MSSLKHFLGDLNTQIVFQLLDSSSYSETFSHTASRQLSQMFFAILFFHGSEYLLAIKFHGKSNVTLKSLLISQHYIFAMIFSVLEYLLELYFFPELKENWWVSNLGLLMVIFGEIIRKLAIITAGRAFTHLIQRHHEDHHRLVTHGVYSIVRHPGYTGFLIWSVGTQIMLCNPVSTVGFSLVVWNFFHRRIPYEEFFLRQFFGVEYDEFAKRVPSGIPFVK; encoded by the exons ATGTCCTCCTTGAAGCACTTTCTGGGTGACCTGAATACCCAAATTGTATTTCAACTTCTGGACAGCTCTTCCTATTCAG AAACATTCAGCCACACTGCctccagacaattatcacaaatgtTCTTTGCAATACTCTTCTTTCATGGCTCTGAATACCTTTTAGCAATCAAATTTCATGGGAAATCGAATGTAACTCTTAAATCCCTCTTAATCAGCCAACACTACATCTTTGCAATGATCTTTTCTGTTCTTGAATACTTACTTGAACTATACTTTTTCCCTGAACTAAAAGAAAACTGGTGGGTAAGCAATTTAGGACTTTTAATGGTTATCTTTGGGGAAATCATAAGAAAACTTGCAATCATAACTGCTGGAAGAGCTTTCACTCATTTAATTCAAAGACATCATGAGGATCATCATAGACTTGTAACTCATGGAGTTTATAGCATTGTTCGTCATCCAGGGTACACAGGATTCTTGATTTGGTCAGTTGGGACTCAAATAATGCTGTGTAATCCTGTTTCAACTGTTGGGTTTTCATTAGTTGTTTGGAACTTTTTTCATAGAAGAATACCATATGAGGAGTTCTTTTTGAGACAGTTTTTTGGGGTGGAGTATGATGAGTTTGCTAAAAGGGTTCCTTCTGGGATTCCATTTGTGAAGTGA
- the LOC111907510 gene encoding uncharacterized protein LOC111907510 — MEKKPREYLQVTHQDSDRIARLSIPPHQPQALHSFYEEFNLRGIRLDRFQPGFVSCSFTVPPRLTDRNGNLAVGAIASLVDEIGASVVYEKDVPMNVSIDMSISYLSTAKLNDELEISAKLLGRKGGYHGTVVSLKKKATGEMIAEGRHSLFSKPTSKI; from the exons ATGGAGAAGAAGCCGAGAGAATATCTACAAGTAACCCACCAAGATTCCGACCGAATCGCCCGACTCAGCATCCCTCCGCATCAACCTCAAGCCCTTCACAGCTTCTACGAGGAGTTCAACCTCAGAGGCATACGACTCGACCGATTCCAACCCGGATTCGTCTCTTGCTCTTTTACCGTTCCCCCTCGCCTTACA GATAGGAATGGAAATCTGGCAGTGGGTGCAATTGCGAGCTTAGTAGACGAGATCGGTGCATCTGTGGTGTATGAGAAGGATGTGCCTATGAATGTTTCTATTGATATGTCTATTTCTTACCTTTCTACAGCCAAGCTTAAT GATGAATTGGAGATTAGCGCAAAGCTTCTTGGCAGAAAAGGTGGATACCATGGAACTGTTGTGAGTCTGAAGAAGAAAGCAACTGGAGAGATGATTGCAGAAGGTCGACATTCATTGTTTTCTAAACCAACTAGCAAAATCTGA
- the LOC111907513 gene encoding AT-rich interactive domain-containing protein 1: MKKPKQVNKRSQKHQNDWFNDVLDENKKLAIPIGPRFQADVAEWTGPPQRKYPHKSLTKSTSSKYLGTVIWSNKETTPETEIGKGRPENCDCHSPGAISCVKRHIALKRTRLQKDLGPAFHKWKFDEMGEAVAKLWKYSEQQKFIQIVKRNPISEGNNFIKLALESFQSKSWKNIASYYFNVYLPRRISAKTRSRTGTVDTDDDEEEEEKEKKTKPCSKGSRKRAQVDGVGKGNTSKIGKVGYLSGRR; this comes from the coding sequence ATGAAGAAGCCAAAACAGGTTAATAAAAGGAGTCAGAAGCATCAAAACGATTGGTTCAATGATGTTCTTGATGAAAACAAAAAACTAGCAATCCCAATTGGACCACGTTTTCAAGCTGACGTGGCAGAGTGGACGGGCCCACCTCAAAGAAAATACCCCCACAAAAGTCTCACAAAGTCAACATCATCAAAGTATTTAGGCACTGTGATTTGGTCAAACAAAGAAACAACACCAGAAACAGAAATCGGGAAAGGGAGACCTGAAAACTGTGATTGTCATTCCCCAGGAGCTATTTCCTGTGTTAAGCGCCACATTGCTTTAAAAAGAACGCGTCTTCAAAAAGATCTGGGACCCGCTTTCCATAAATGGAAGTTTGATGAGATGGGAGAAGCTGTTGCCAAGCTATGGAAGTACTCAGAGCAGCAGAAGTTTATTCAGATTGTGAAAAGGAATCCGATTTCTGAAGGTAATAACTTTATAAAACTTGCATTAGAATCTTTTCAATCAAAGTCATGGAAAAACATAGCCAGCTATTACTTCAATGTATACCTCCCTAGACGCATAAGTGCAAAAACTAGGTCAAGAACTGGAACTGTAGACacagatgatgatgaagaagaagaagagaaagagaaaaagacaaagcCTTGTTCTAAAGGGTCACGAAAGAGGGCTCAGGTTGATGGTGTAGGGAAAGGGAACACTTCTAAAATTGGAAAGGTTGGTTACTTAAGTGGAAGaagatga